Proteins encoded together in one Schumannella luteola window:
- a CDS encoding anchored repeat-type ABC transporter ATP-binding subunit, with translation MSATPVSLTTGADTGRGAPASADSSVVRSATSASAPALSLRGIEVELGGRTVLRDVDLDVHHGELLALVGPNGAGKTTLLRTAMRLQRARRGTVTGPTRLGYVPQRAEFAWDFPISVEDVVMSGRTGRLGLLRRPGTADWRVVRAALERVDLDALRTRTVGELSGGQRQRVLVARALALESSVLLLDEPFTGLDMPTQDLLTALFAELARDGLAVVMSTHDLVSALDASDRVALIDGGIAAVGRPEELRDPALWSRVFGIRAGHPLLRLLEAPAVHPVRAGIMPASGPESPA, from the coding sequence GTGAGCGCGACCCCGGTGTCGCTCACGACGGGAGCGGATACCGGGCGCGGGGCGCCCGCATCCGCCGACTCTTCGGTCGTCAGATCCGCCACATCCGCCAGCGCTCCCGCCCTGAGCCTGCGCGGCATCGAGGTCGAACTCGGCGGCCGCACCGTGCTGCGCGACGTCGATCTCGACGTGCACCACGGCGAGCTGCTCGCCCTCGTCGGGCCGAACGGCGCCGGCAAGACGACCCTGCTGCGCACCGCCATGCGGCTGCAGCGCGCCCGCCGTGGAACCGTCACCGGCCCGACCCGACTCGGCTACGTGCCGCAGCGCGCCGAGTTCGCCTGGGACTTCCCGATCTCGGTCGAAGATGTCGTGATGTCGGGCCGCACCGGACGCCTCGGTCTGCTGCGTCGCCCCGGCACCGCCGACTGGCGCGTCGTGCGCGCTGCACTCGAACGCGTCGATCTGGATGCGCTGCGCACCCGCACGGTCGGCGAGCTGTCGGGCGGTCAGCGCCAGCGGGTGCTCGTCGCCCGCGCCCTGGCTCTCGAGTCGAGCGTGCTGCTGCTCGACGAGCCCTTCACCGGGCTCGACATGCCCACGCAGGACCTGCTCACCGCGCTCTTCGCCGAGCTCGCCCGCGACGGCCTCGCTGTCGTCATGTCGACGCACGACCTCGTCTCCGCCCTCGACGCCAGCGACCGCGTCGCGCTGATCGACGGCGGGATCGCGGCGGTCGGCCGGCCGGAGGAGCTGCGCGATCCGGCGCTCTGGTCGCGGGTGTTCGGCATCCGCGCTGGCCACCCGCTGCTGCGGCTGCTCGAGGCGCCCGCCGTCCATCCCGTCCGCGCCGGGATCATGCCCGCATCCGGACCGGAGTCGCCCGCATGA
- a CDS encoding anchored repeat-type ABC transporter permease subunit: MSPVDFLTDLLNPDLAFLPKALIVAVMSSIICGVVGCYVVLRGMAFIGDAVSHAVFPGLAVAFVVGGNLVIGGMIAGVLTAVLVAVLAQFRRLREDSVIGILFVAAFALGVVIISAAPGYAGSLEQFLFGSITGIPDSDLITVAVMGLVVLGIALLLHKELVAVSLDREMARALGLKVLALDVVLYVLVALAVVVAVQTIGNILVLALLVAPAATARLLTDRLGRMMLLAPLIGGVGAVVGLYLSWSFDTPTGGTIVLVLTAVFLVVWLVAPRHGVLARRMRRPRAATDDGSAPTRDSGLAAAG, translated from the coding sequence ATGAGCCCCGTCGACTTCCTCACCGACCTGCTCAACCCCGACCTCGCCTTCCTGCCGAAGGCGCTCATCGTCGCCGTGATGTCGTCGATCATCTGCGGCGTCGTCGGCTGCTACGTCGTGCTGCGCGGCATGGCGTTCATCGGCGACGCGGTGTCGCACGCGGTGTTCCCCGGGCTCGCGGTCGCCTTCGTCGTCGGCGGCAACCTCGTGATCGGCGGCATGATCGCCGGCGTGCTCACGGCCGTGCTCGTGGCGGTGCTGGCGCAGTTCCGGCGGCTGCGCGAGGACTCGGTCATCGGCATCCTCTTCGTCGCCGCGTTCGCGCTCGGAGTCGTGATCATCTCCGCCGCCCCCGGCTACGCCGGCTCGCTCGAGCAGTTCCTGTTCGGCTCGATCACCGGCATCCCCGACTCCGACCTGATCACGGTCGCCGTCATGGGGCTCGTCGTGCTCGGCATCGCGCTGCTGCTGCACAAAGAGCTCGTCGCCGTCTCGCTCGACCGCGAGATGGCGCGGGCGCTCGGGCTGAAGGTGCTCGCCCTCGACGTGGTGCTCTACGTGCTCGTCGCCCTCGCGGTCGTCGTGGCGGTGCAGACGATCGGCAACATCCTCGTGCTCGCGCTGCTCGTCGCCCCGGCCGCGACGGCGCGGCTGCTGACCGATCGACTCGGTCGGATGATGCTGCTCGCGCCGCTGATCGGCGGCGTCGGCGCGGTGGTCGGCCTCTATCTCTCGTGGTCGTTCGACACTCCGACCGGCGGCACGATCGTGCTCGTGCTCACGGCGGTGTTCCTCGTCGTCTGGCTCGTCGCTCCGCGGCACGGGGTGCTGGCGCGGCGGATGCGGCGACCGCGCGCCGCAACCGACGACGGCTCGGCGCCGACGCGGGACTCCGGTCTCGCCGCCGCCGGATGA
- a CDS encoding YdeI/OmpD-associated family protein: MVSFADKPLLDVTTVAEWEAWLEANQQNQDGVKVRIRKKGAVDPGLTYEEAVLTALCFGWIDGQGGGHDEQFRVQAFTPRRKASPWSQINVERVEALIAEGRMREGGHAEIARAKADGRWDAAYRQKGAEPPDDLSAAIAASPAASEFFATLTKQNRFAFIFRLSTVRTPENRAKRIADFVAKLERGEAFH, translated from the coding sequence ATGGTCTCGTTCGCCGACAAGCCGCTGCTGGATGTGACGACGGTCGCCGAGTGGGAGGCCTGGCTCGAGGCGAATCAGCAGAACCAGGACGGCGTGAAGGTGCGCATCCGCAAGAAGGGCGCGGTCGACCCCGGCCTCACCTACGAGGAGGCGGTGCTCACGGCGCTCTGCTTCGGCTGGATCGACGGCCAGGGCGGCGGGCACGACGAGCAGTTCCGGGTGCAGGCTTTCACCCCGCGGCGCAAGGCGAGCCCGTGGTCGCAGATCAACGTCGAGCGCGTCGAGGCCCTCATCGCCGAGGGCCGGATGCGGGAGGGCGGCCACGCGGAGATCGCGCGCGCGAAGGCCGACGGGCGCTGGGACGCCGCCTACCGCCAGAAGGGCGCCGAGCCGCCCGACGACCTGTCCGCCGCGATCGCCGCGAGTCCGGCCGCGTCCGAGTTCTTCGCGACGCTGACGAAGCAGAACCGCTTCGCCTTCATCTTCCGGCTCTCGACCGTCCGCACCCCCGAGAACCGGGCGAAGCGCATCGCCGACTTCGTCGCCAAGCTCGAGCGCGGCGAGGCGTTCCACTGA
- a CDS encoding beta-1,3-glucanase family protein, translating to MSGRVFRRAGGSAARPVGPVGAALSGLTAQQLSRRSFFGATAVGALGVVGGLGLAGGSDFLAPTRARAAGNLPITVINNSGAYDNGNVFIHVVGTLITTGQQGHVDQSGAFIPASLADNTEADGSAVYGFPLSDWGTVSLPEPISGRLYISLGKRLPFKVVGTDAGPGIAHPAGWVESDPSFGILYDSFEFTHQNGAMYCNSTQVDMFSVPIGIHLQGAGDQRAGFINPGARGAFFDKLRNTEGFSNLVVDDRRVIAPSHGIGAGRFSGNYFDGYIGESWDRYSSAEMHVSTGTAQYSLRRDGDALVAYQDGAERVRFDRPSTADVLFCNGNLAAPNDGVRGPIAAILGAALNRSTMRDFTEQPTTDAAQFYQQPITNHYAAATHAAHSDGRAYGFAFDDVSAFASYIEDGAASSVELTIEPL from the coding sequence ATGAGCGGCCGCGTCTTCCGCCGCGCCGGCGGCAGCGCCGCGCGCCCCGTCGGTCCGGTCGGCGCCGCGCTCAGCGGACTGACCGCCCAGCAGCTGTCCCGCCGGAGCTTCTTCGGGGCCACCGCGGTCGGCGCGCTCGGCGTCGTCGGCGGGCTCGGGCTCGCGGGCGGGAGCGACTTCCTCGCCCCGACCCGCGCCCGGGCGGCCGGAAACCTGCCGATCACCGTGATCAACAACTCGGGCGCCTACGACAACGGCAACGTGTTCATCCACGTCGTCGGCACCCTGATCACGACCGGCCAGCAGGGTCACGTCGACCAGAGCGGGGCGTTCATCCCCGCGAGCCTCGCCGACAACACGGAGGCCGACGGCAGTGCCGTCTACGGCTTCCCGCTCAGCGACTGGGGCACGGTCTCGCTGCCGGAGCCCATCTCGGGCCGCCTCTACATCTCGCTGGGCAAGCGGCTCCCGTTCAAGGTCGTCGGCACGGATGCCGGGCCCGGCATCGCGCATCCGGCCGGCTGGGTCGAGAGCGATCCGTCGTTCGGCATCCTCTACGACTCGTTCGAGTTCACGCACCAGAACGGCGCGATGTACTGCAACTCGACGCAGGTCGACATGTTCAGCGTGCCGATCGGCATCCACCTGCAGGGCGCGGGCGACCAGCGCGCGGGGTTCATCAACCCGGGTGCGCGCGGGGCGTTCTTCGACAAGCTGCGCAACACGGAGGGGTTCTCGAACCTCGTCGTCGACGACCGCCGCGTGATCGCGCCGAGCCACGGGATCGGGGCAGGCCGCTTCAGCGGGAACTACTTCGACGGCTACATCGGCGAGAGCTGGGATCGCTACAGCTCGGCCGAGATGCACGTGAGCACCGGCACGGCGCAGTACTCGCTGCGGCGCGACGGGGATGCGCTGGTCGCCTACCAGGACGGCGCGGAGCGCGTGCGCTTCGACCGTCCCTCGACGGCCGACGTGCTGTTCTGCAACGGCAACCTGGCAGCGCCCAACGACGGCGTGCGCGGGCCGATCGCCGCCATCCTCGGGGCCGCACTGAACCGCAGCACCATGCGCGACTTCACGGAGCAGCCGACGACGGATGCGGCGCAATTCTACCAGCAGCCGATCACCAACCACTACGCGGCGGCGACGCACGCGGCGCACTCCGACGGGCGCGCCTACGGCTTCGCCTTCGACGACGTGTCGGCGTTCGCGTCGTACATCGAAGACGGCGCCGCCTCGTCGGTGGAGCTGACGATCGAGCCGCTGTAG
- a CDS encoding glycoside hydrolase family 18 protein — protein MTKRRVGGVAAVAAAAALTLSIAPAVAQAAPAQHAGSVAGSTVSTTSAGTATTTSAAAAQAAGDKKLVAYFTEWGIYGRDYDVKKIETSGSADQLTHILYAFGNVTNGQCAIGDSFADYDKAFTADESVDGQADTWDQPLKGNFNQLRKLKAAHPDLKVLWSFGGWSWSGGFGQAAADPAAFAKSCHDLVEDPRWAHVFDGIDIDWEYPNACGLGCDTSGPDAYKNLISALRGEFGTDLVTSAITADGTSGGKIEAADYAGAAKDLDWIAPMTYDFYGAFAAQGPTAPHSPLTGFDGAPNPGFDSDTAVQKLKSLGIPSDKILLGLGFYGRGWTGVTQAEPGGTATGAAPGTYEPGIEDYKVLKDKCPATGTVGGTAYAFCNGEWWSYDTPQTITGKTDYVKQQGLGGAFAWELSGDTSDGELVKAVGNGLKG, from the coding sequence ATGACGAAGCGCAGAGTCGGAGGTGTCGCCGCCGTCGCGGCGGCCGCCGCGCTCACGCTGAGCATCGCCCCCGCGGTGGCGCAGGCCGCGCCCGCGCAGCACGCCGGCAGCGTCGCCGGAAGCACCGTATCCACCACCAGCGCCGGCACCGCGACGACCACGAGCGCCGCCGCCGCGCAGGCCGCCGGCGACAAGAAGCTCGTCGCCTACTTCACCGAGTGGGGCATCTACGGCCGCGACTACGACGTCAAGAAGATCGAGACGAGCGGCTCGGCCGACCAGCTCACGCACATCCTCTACGCCTTCGGCAACGTCACCAACGGCCAGTGCGCGATCGGCGACAGCTTCGCCGACTACGACAAGGCCTTCACCGCCGACGAGAGCGTCGACGGCCAGGCCGACACCTGGGACCAGCCGCTGAAGGGCAACTTCAACCAGCTGCGCAAGCTCAAGGCCGCCCACCCCGACCTCAAGGTGCTGTGGTCGTTCGGCGGATGGTCGTGGTCGGGCGGATTCGGCCAGGCCGCCGCCGACCCGGCCGCCTTCGCGAAGTCGTGCCACGACCTCGTCGAAGACCCGCGCTGGGCTCACGTGTTCGACGGCATCGACATCGACTGGGAGTACCCGAACGCGTGCGGTCTCGGCTGCGACACGAGCGGTCCCGACGCCTACAAGAACCTGATCTCGGCCCTGCGCGGCGAGTTCGGCACCGACCTGGTCACGAGCGCCATCACGGCCGACGGCACCAGCGGCGGCAAGATCGAGGCCGCCGACTACGCCGGCGCCGCGAAGGATCTCGACTGGATCGCGCCCATGACCTACGACTTCTACGGCGCGTTCGCGGCGCAGGGTCCGACGGCTCCGCACTCGCCGCTCACCGGCTTCGACGGCGCGCCGAACCCCGGCTTCGACAGCGACACCGCCGTGCAGAAGCTGAAGAGCCTCGGCATCCCGAGCGACAAGATCCTGCTCGGCCTCGGCTTCTACGGCCGCGGCTGGACAGGCGTCACCCAGGCCGAGCCCGGCGGCACCGCCACCGGCGCCGCGCCCGGAACCTACGAGCCCGGCATCGAGGACTACAAGGTGCTCAAGGACAAGTGCCCGGCCACCGGAACCGTCGGCGGCACCGCCTACGCGTTCTGCAACGGCGAGTGGTGGAGCTACGACACCCCGCAGACGATCACCGGCAAGACCGACTACGTGAAGCAGCAGGGCCTCGGCGGCGCGTTCGCCTGGGAGCTCAGCGGCGACACCAGCGACGGCGAGCTCGTGAAGGCCGTCGGGAACGGACTGAAGGGATGA
- the purB gene encoding adenylosuccinate lyase — translation MSPLPPQPVSPLDGRYRSVAGVLGEHLSEAGLNRARVHVEVEWLIALTDRGLFGTTALPPEKKDALRAFAADFGQAEIDELAKLEATTRHDVKAVEYLVRSELSRQGLDAIAELTHFAATSEDINNLSYALTIRAAVQEVWTPRFRDVIGRLREWALAERDRPMLSHTHGQPATPTTVGKEFAVVVHRLERQLRRVERAEFLGKFSGATGTFSAHLAADADADWPNISREFVDSLGLTWNPLTTQIESHDWQAELFQAVAHANRILHNLATDVWTYISMGYFTQVPQPGATGSSTMPHKINPIRFENAEANLELSNALLDSLAATLVTSRLQRDLTDSTTQRNVGVALGHSLLALDNLFRGLGEIAVSETKLAADLDGNWEVLAEAIQTVIRAEVAAGRSTIADPYALLKELTRGHRVGQTELVEFVDALEIGDAAKARLRELTPGTYVGLASSLVDHLGD, via the coding sequence ATGAGCCCCCTGCCCCCGCAACCGGTGAGCCCCCTCGACGGACGCTATCGGTCCGTCGCCGGCGTGCTCGGCGAGCACCTCAGCGAGGCGGGTCTGAACCGCGCCCGCGTGCACGTCGAGGTCGAGTGGCTGATCGCCCTCACCGACCGCGGCCTGTTCGGCACGACCGCGCTGCCGCCGGAGAAGAAGGATGCGCTGCGCGCCTTCGCCGCCGACTTCGGCCAGGCCGAGATCGACGAGCTCGCGAAGCTCGAGGCCACCACGCGCCACGACGTCAAGGCCGTCGAGTACCTGGTGCGCAGCGAGCTGAGCCGTCAGGGCCTGGATGCGATCGCCGAGCTCACGCACTTCGCCGCGACGAGCGAGGACATCAACAACCTGAGCTACGCGCTCACGATCCGCGCCGCCGTGCAGGAGGTCTGGACGCCGCGCTTCCGCGACGTGATCGGCCGCCTGCGCGAGTGGGCTCTCGCCGAGCGCGACCGCCCGATGCTCTCGCACACGCACGGGCAGCCCGCGACCCCGACCACGGTCGGCAAGGAGTTCGCCGTCGTCGTGCACCGCCTCGAGCGCCAGCTGCGCCGCGTCGAGCGCGCCGAGTTCCTCGGCAAGTTCAGCGGCGCGACCGGCACCTTCTCGGCGCACCTCGCGGCCGACGCCGACGCCGACTGGCCGAACATCTCGCGCGAGTTCGTCGATTCGCTCGGCCTCACCTGGAACCCGCTGACCACGCAGATCGAGTCGCACGACTGGCAGGCGGAGCTGTTCCAGGCGGTCGCGCACGCGAACCGCATCCTGCACAACCTGGCGACGGATGTGTGGACCTACATCTCGATGGGCTACTTCACCCAGGTGCCGCAGCCGGGCGCCACCGGCTCGTCGACGATGCCGCACAAGATCAACCCGATCCGCTTCGAGAACGCCGAGGCGAACCTCGAGCTGAGCAACGCGCTGCTCGACTCGCTCGCGGCGACGCTCGTGACGAGCCGCCTGCAGCGCGACCTCACCGACTCGACGACGCAGCGCAACGTGGGCGTCGCGCTCGGGCACTCGCTGCTCGCGCTCGACAACCTGTTCCGCGGGCTGGGCGAGATCGCCGTGTCGGAGACGAAGCTCGCCGCCGACCTCGACGGCAACTGGGAGGTGCTGGCCGAGGCGATCCAGACCGTGATCCGCGCCGAGGTCGCCGCCGGCCGCTCGACGATCGCCGACCCCTATGCCCTGCTCAAGGAGCTGACCCGCGGCCACCGCGTCGGCCAGACCGAGCTGGTGGAGTTCGTGGATGCGCTCGAGATCGGCGACGCCGCGAAGGCCCGTCTGCGCGAGCTCACCCCGGGCACCTACGTCGGACTCGCGTCGAGCCTGGTCGACCACCTGGGCGACTGA
- a CDS encoding low molecular weight protein-tyrosine-phosphatase: MTGTHARAPFRICFVCTGNICRSPMAEAVFTRLIAEGGYEGAVTVQSAATGDWHVGERADQRTRDALENAGYDGDAHRARQFDPAWFADLDLIVAFDRGQERVLRQWAPSDETRAKVALLLSFDPASGPDLDVPDPYYSDAATFARVLTLIERASIALFRQIEPALPHGGS, encoded by the coding sequence ATGACGGGAACGCATGCGCGCGCCCCGTTCCGGATCTGCTTCGTGTGCACCGGCAACATCTGCCGGTCACCGATGGCCGAGGCGGTCTTCACCCGACTCATCGCCGAGGGCGGATACGAGGGCGCCGTCACCGTGCAGTCGGCTGCCACCGGTGACTGGCACGTCGGCGAGCGCGCCGACCAGCGCACGCGCGACGCCCTCGAGAACGCGGGCTACGACGGGGATGCGCACCGCGCCCGCCAGTTCGACCCGGCCTGGTTCGCCGATCTCGATCTCATCGTCGCCTTCGACCGCGGGCAGGAGCGGGTGCTGCGGCAGTGGGCGCCGTCAGACGAGACGCGCGCGAAGGTAGCATTGCTGCTGTCATTCGACCCCGCATCCGGGCCCGATCTCGACGTGCCGGACCCCTATTACTCCGACGCGGCGACCTTCGCCCGGGTGCTGACTCTGATCGAGCGGGCGAGCATCGCGCTCTTCCGCCAGATCGAGCCCGCGCTTCCCCACGGAGGATCATGA
- a CDS encoding phage holin family protein, translating to MRRFLVRLLINALALWLTVAILHPHINVQSWDPASTPANILTYLLVALVFGIVNGVIGNLVRIIAFPLYVLTLGLLSLVVNALLLILVAWVTSLLGFGLSVESFWWGVLGAVVLGLLSWLIGIILRPLLGRPRESR from the coding sequence ATGAGGCGCTTCCTGGTCCGGCTGCTCATCAACGCCCTCGCGCTCTGGCTGACGGTGGCGATCCTGCACCCGCACATCAACGTGCAGTCGTGGGATCCCGCGTCGACGCCGGCCAACATCCTCACCTACCTGCTCGTCGCGCTGGTCTTCGGCATCGTGAACGGCGTCATCGGCAACCTGGTGCGCATCATCGCGTTCCCTCTCTATGTGCTGACGCTCGGCCTCCTCTCTCTCGTCGTCAATGCGCTGCTGCTGATCCTGGTCGCGTGGGTCACGAGCCTGCTCGGCTTCGGCCTCTCGGTCGAGAGCTTCTGGTGGGGCGTGCTGGGTGCAGTGGTGCTCGGCCTCCTGAGCTGGCTGATCGGCATCATCCTGCGTCCGCTGCTGGGGCGTCCGCGCGAGTCGCGCTGA
- a CDS encoding histidinol-phosphate transaminase, translated as MAVKLRPEIAALQPYRQGRPAAADAFKLSSNENPFPAHPAIVEAIAATNPGRYPDAAATVLRERLGADYGIAPDRIHVGSGSVALLQQLILAAAAPGDEVAYSWRSFEAYPGLVTVAGATSVTVPNRADGGHDLPALAAAVTERTRVVIVCTPNNPTGPIVTADEFAAFMAAVPDTLLVLLDEAYREFVTDPAAVDGIPLLDRYPNLVVLRTFSKAYGLAGLRVGYALGPAEVLDAARSTAIPLSVTEPAQRAAIAALDHDAELRGRVDEIIARRDRIRDALRAQGWPLPEPQGNFVWLATGEQTVAAGEILERHGIIARLFPGDGIRVSVGEEESVEPLLRSAEEVVRTLPLGL; from the coding sequence ATGGCCGTGAAGCTCCGCCCCGAGATCGCCGCACTGCAGCCGTACCGCCAGGGGCGGCCCGCCGCCGCCGATGCCTTCAAGCTGTCGTCGAACGAGAACCCCTTCCCCGCGCACCCCGCGATCGTCGAGGCCATCGCCGCCACGAACCCCGGCCGCTACCCCGACGCCGCCGCGACCGTGCTGCGCGAGCGCCTCGGCGCCGACTACGGGATCGCGCCCGACCGCATCCACGTCGGCTCCGGCTCCGTCGCCCTGCTGCAGCAGCTCATCCTCGCCGCGGCCGCGCCCGGCGACGAGGTCGCCTACTCCTGGCGCTCCTTCGAGGCCTACCCCGGCCTCGTCACGGTCGCCGGCGCCACGAGCGTCACCGTGCCCAACCGCGCCGACGGCGGACACGACCTGCCGGCGCTCGCCGCGGCGGTCACCGAGCGCACTCGCGTCGTCATCGTCTGCACCCCCAACAACCCGACCGGCCCGATCGTCACCGCCGACGAGTTCGCCGCGTTCATGGCCGCGGTGCCCGACACCCTGCTCGTGCTGCTCGACGAGGCCTACCGCGAGTTCGTCACCGACCCGGCCGCCGTCGACGGCATCCCGCTGCTCGACCGCTACCCGAACCTCGTCGTGCTGCGCACCTTCAGCAAGGCCTACGGCCTCGCCGGGCTGCGCGTCGGCTACGCCCTCGGACCGGCCGAGGTGCTCGACGCCGCCCGCTCGACCGCGATCCCGCTCAGCGTCACCGAGCCGGCCCAGCGCGCCGCGATCGCCGCGCTCGACCACGACGCCGAGCTGCGCGGGCGGGTCGACGAGATCATCGCTCGCCGCGACCGCATCCGGGATGCGCTGCGCGCCCAGGGCTGGCCGCTGCCCGAGCCGCAGGGCAACTTCGTCTGGCTCGCGACCGGCGAGCAGACCGTCGCCGCCGGCGAGATCCTCGAGCGCCACGGCATCATCGCCCGGCTGTTCCCGGGCGACGGCATCCGCGTCTCCGTGGGCGAAGAGGAATCTGTCGAACCTCTCCTGCGATCTGCGGAAGAGGTTGTGAGAACCCTCCCACTGGGGCTCTGA
- a CDS encoding thiamine pyrophosphate-dependent dehydrogenase E1 component subunit alpha: MLADAAPIQLLAPDGTLVRNAANEEFLPRIEALDDARLIEFHRQMVVVRRFDIEAGNLQRQGQLALWIPSLGQEGAQVGAGYAARPQDHIFPAYREHAVARIRGVDPMRIIEMLRGLSHGGWDPKAHGNLHLYTLVIGSQSLHATGYAMGIALDGSSGTGDVEKDEAVLVFFGDGATSQGDVSESFVFASSYQTPQVLFLQNNHWAISVPVERQSRTPLYLRSQGFGIPSWQIDGNDVLASYAVTSAALDSARTGQGPRFIEALTYRMGAHTTSDDPTKYRQNEELAYWGARDPISRFETYLRARGAGDDVFADIAREAEDLAADVRTRTLELVDPPTSKIFDNVYSDPHPVIEQQRAWLDAYERSFEGTEG, encoded by the coding sequence ATGCTTGCCGACGCTGCGCCCATCCAGCTGCTCGCGCCAGACGGGACGCTCGTGCGGAACGCCGCCAACGAGGAGTTCCTGCCGCGCATCGAGGCGCTCGATGACGCCCGCCTGATCGAGTTCCACCGCCAGATGGTGGTCGTGCGCCGCTTCGACATCGAGGCCGGCAACCTGCAGCGTCAGGGCCAGCTCGCGCTGTGGATCCCCAGCCTCGGCCAGGAGGGCGCGCAGGTCGGCGCCGGCTACGCCGCCCGCCCGCAGGACCACATCTTCCCCGCCTACCGCGAGCATGCCGTCGCCCGTATCCGCGGTGTCGACCCGATGCGCATCATCGAGATGCTGCGCGGCCTCAGCCACGGCGGCTGGGACCCGAAGGCGCACGGCAACCTGCACCTCTACACGCTCGTCATCGGCTCGCAGTCGCTGCACGCCACCGGCTACGCGATGGGCATCGCGCTCGACGGCTCGAGCGGCACCGGCGACGTCGAGAAAGACGAAGCCGTTCTGGTCTTCTTCGGCGACGGCGCCACCAGCCAGGGGGATGTCAGCGAGTCGTTCGTCTTCGCCTCCAGCTACCAGACGCCCCAGGTGCTGTTCCTGCAGAACAACCACTGGGCGATCTCGGTGCCGGTCGAGCGCCAGTCGCGCACGCCGCTCTACCTGCGCTCGCAGGGCTTCGGCATCCCGAGCTGGCAGATCGACGGCAACGACGTGCTCGCCAGCTACGCCGTCACGAGCGCCGCGCTCGACTCGGCCCGCACCGGCCAGGGCCCGCGCTTCATCGAGGCGCTGACCTACCGCATGGGCGCGCACACCACGAGCGACGACCCGACCAAGTACCGGCAGAACGAAGAGCTCGCCTACTGGGGCGCCCGCGACCCGATCAGCCGCTTCGAGACCTACCTGCGCGCGCGCGGCGCCGGCGACGACGTCTTCGCCGACATCGCCCGCGAGGCGGAGGACCTGGCGGCGGATGTGCGCACCCGCACGCTCGAGCTGGTCGACCCGCCGACGAGCAAGATCTTCGACAACGTCTACAGCGATCCGCACCCCGTGATCGAGCAGCAGCGCGCCTGGCTGGACGCCTACGAGCGCTCCTTCGAAGGGACCGAGGGATGA
- a CDS encoding alpha-ketoacid dehydrogenase subunit beta, with translation MLDDPKVLLMGEDIGPLGGVFRVTEHLHAEFGGNRVLDTPLAESGIIGSAIGLAMRGFRPVIEIQFDGFIFPGFDQITTQLAKQTYRHEGNQSYPVVIRVPYGGHIGAVEHHQESPEAYFAHTAGLRVVSPATPHDAYWMIQEAIRSNDPVMFFEPKSRYWQRGEVQLDAGTAVHMHRSRVVRTGSEVTLIGHGAMVATLLQAAEIAADEGTSVEVIDLRSLSPIDYAPIIESVQKTGRVVVAQEAPQNASVGSEIAATIAERAFYSLEAPVLRVSGFDTPFPPAKLEKQYLPDADRVLEAVDRALAY, from the coding sequence ATGCTCGACGACCCCAAGGTGCTGCTGATGGGCGAGGACATCGGCCCGCTCGGCGGCGTCTTCCGCGTCACCGAGCACCTGCACGCCGAGTTCGGCGGCAACCGCGTGCTCGACACCCCGCTCGCCGAGTCGGGCATCATCGGCTCGGCCATCGGCCTGGCGATGCGCGGCTTCCGCCCGGTCATCGAGATCCAGTTCGACGGATTCATCTTCCCCGGCTTCGACCAGATCACGACCCAGCTGGCGAAGCAGACCTACCGTCACGAGGGCAACCAGTCGTATCCGGTCGTCATCCGGGTGCCCTACGGCGGCCACATCGGCGCCGTCGAGCATCACCAGGAGAGCCCTGAGGCCTACTTCGCGCACACCGCCGGTCTGCGCGTCGTCAGCCCGGCGACGCCGCACGATGCCTACTGGATGATCCAGGAGGCGATCCGCTCGAACGACCCGGTCATGTTCTTCGAGCCGAAGAGCCGCTACTGGCAGCGTGGCGAGGTGCAGCTGGATGCCGGTACGGCCGTGCACATGCACCGCAGCCGCGTCGTGCGCACCGGCTCCGAGGTCACGCTGATCGGCCACGGCGCCATGGTCGCGACCCTGCTGCAGGCGGCCGAGATCGCCGCCGACGAGGGCACGAGCGTCGAGGTCATCGACCTGCGCTCCCTCTCGCCGATCGACTACGCGCCGATCATCGAGAGCGTGCAGAAGACCGGCCGCGTCGTCGTCGCGCAGGAGGCCCCGCAGAACGCGAGCGTCGGCAGCGAGATCGCCGCGACGATCGCCGAGCGCGCCTTCTACTCGCTCGAGGCGCCCGTGCTGCGCGTCAGCGGATTCGACACCCCGTTCCCGCCGGCGAAGCTCGAGAAGCAGTATCTTCCCGACGCCGACCGCGTGCTCGAGGCCGTCGACCGCGCGCTCGCCTACTGA